Proteins co-encoded in one Candidatus Thiodictyon syntrophicum genomic window:
- a CDS encoding transposase, translating to MSAPFSRKHLSAEGLLREARRVFAQIPDEPGHAIPLVDHLMSGLALFGLKYPSLLQFEHDRQEVTTRANLRALYGVERAPCDTRFRERLDAVAPSELCPLYKALFSQLQRGKGLEGFEYLDGHYLLSLDGTGYFSSQKVHCPQCAEKHHRDGTTTYYHQMLGAVLVHPDHREVFPLAPEPILKPDGATKNDCERNAAKRLLSELRRVHPHLKLIVVEDGLASNAPHIRHLQALDLRFILGAKQGDHTFLFDWVEATAQTAEATLTDRQGFRHRFRYLNGAPLNDANFDLEVNFLEYWEHAPDGTVTHFAWVTDIRIEPTNLMTLMRGARARWKIENETFNTLKNQGYHFEHNFGHGQQHLSTVLMHLMMLAFLIDQIQQRCCRLFQTAVTAAKSKTRFWRKLRTRFDLCLIPDWETLYRSIITPPSLPLGADTS from the coding sequence ATGAGTGCGCCGTTCTCCCGCAAACACCTCAGCGCCGAAGGGCTGCTGCGCGAAGCGCGGCGGGTGTTTGCCCAAATCCCCGACGAGCCCGGCCATGCGATCCCGCTGGTCGATCACCTGATGTCGGGGCTGGCCCTGTTCGGCCTGAAATACCCCTCCCTGCTGCAGTTCGAGCACGACCGCCAGGAGGTCACGACGCGGGCGAACCTCCGGGCGCTCTACGGGGTCGAACGCGCGCCGTGTGACACGCGCTTTCGCGAACGCCTTGATGCGGTCGCACCGAGCGAGCTGTGTCCGCTCTACAAGGCCCTGTTTAGTCAGCTACAGCGCGGCAAGGGGTTGGAGGGGTTTGAGTACCTCGACGGCCACTACCTGCTCTCGCTCGACGGCACCGGCTACTTCTCCTCGCAGAAGGTACACTGCCCGCAGTGTGCAGAGAAGCATCACCGCGACGGCACCACGACCTACTACCATCAAATGCTCGGGGCGGTGCTGGTGCATCCGGATCACCGGGAGGTCTTTCCGCTGGCGCCCGAGCCGATCCTCAAACCCGACGGAGCGACGAAAAACGATTGTGAGCGCAATGCGGCCAAGCGCCTGCTCAGCGAGCTGCGCCGGGTGCATCCGCACCTTAAGCTGATCGTCGTCGAAGACGGGCTGGCCTCCAACGCGCCGCACATCCGTCATCTGCAAGCACTTGATCTGCGATTTATTCTCGGCGCTAAGCAGGGCGACCATACGTTCCTGTTCGACTGGGTCGAGGCCACCGCGCAGACCGCTGAGGCCACGCTCACCGACCGGCAGGGATTCCGCCACCGCTTCCGTTACCTCAACGGCGCGCCCCTCAACGATGCCAACTTCGACCTCGAGGTGAACTTCCTTGAGTACTGGGAGCACGCCCCCGACGGCACCGTGACCCACTTCGCGTGGGTCACGGACATTCGGATCGAGCCGACCAACCTCATGACCCTGATGCGAGGTGCCCGCGCACGCTGGAAGATCGAGAACGAGACCTTCAACACCCTCAAGAACCAAGGCTACCACTTCGAGCACAACTTCGGTCACGGTCAACAGCACCTCAGCACCGTGCTCATGCACCTGATGATGCTGGCGTTTCTGATCGATCAGATCCAGCAACGCTGCTGCCGACTGTTCCAGACTGCGGTGACGGCCGCCAAGAGCAAGACCCGCTTCTGGCGCAAGCTGCGCACCCGCTTCGACCTGTGCCTGATCCCCGACTGGGAAACCCTCTACCGCTCCATTATTACCCCGCCGTCGCTCCCC